The sequence GTGGCGGCGTCGGTTTTGGCGGGCGAGAGCTGCCGGTCTGTGGCAGGACGGTTTGGTGTTGTGGTCTCGTCGGTTGTGAAGTGGTCACAGCGGCAGCGGGCGACCGGCTCGGTTGTGCCTGGCAAAATGGGCGGTCACCGCAAGCCTATGCTTGATCCGCACCGCGCCTTCATCGTCGAGCGGATCACTCAGACGCCGCATCTGACGTTCCATGGCCTGAAGGCGGAACTGGCAGCCCATGGGGTCAAGGTCTCACACAACGCGGTCTGGCTGTTCCTGCGCCGGGAAGGGCTGCGGTTCAAAAAAAACAGCGTTCGCCCTCGAACAGGTTCGCGCCGACGTCTCTCGTAAGCGCCGGCGTTGGCGATCCTGGCAGGCCGGACTTGATCCGGGCCGGCTCGTCTTCATCGATGAGACCTGGATCAAGACCAACATGATCCCTTTACGGGGCTGCGGACCCAAAGGGGCATGCCTGCGCGGCTCGCCCCGCACGGTCACTGGCGTACCCTCACATTCCTCGGCGCACTCCGCCATGACCAACTCACGGCACCTTGCGTCTTCGACGGCCCGATCAACGGCGAATGCTTCCGCGCTTACGTGAAGCATCTTCTCCTGCCAACCCTGCGCGAAGGCGATATCGTCATTCTCGACAATCTCGGAGGCCACAAGTCGAGAGCTGTCGGGCAGATGATCCAGGCTGCTGGCGCCAGGCTCTGGTACCTGCCGCCATACTCGCCCGACCTCAACCTGATCGAACAGGCCTTCTCCAAGATCAAACACTGGATGCGGCAAGCTCAGAAGCGCACCATCGAGGACACTTGGCGCCACATCGGTCACCTCGTCCACGACATCCAGCCTCGCGAATGCGCCAACTACTTCGCCAACGTCGGTTATGCTTCAGTCAAAATGTGAAACGCTTTAGGAGGAGCGGCCGGTCCGGCGGCTCGGCGTGACATGCCCGCAGCTGTTTGAGGAGATCGATCGGCCAGGCCTGGCGCGCTTCCCGAAGCCACGTGAAGACAAAGGGCTCGGTTTTCACGCGATGTGTGGTTGGGGTGGCGCGGAGTACGACACTTTGCTGACGCTTTGATCGCCATTTTGGTTCCGCCGTATTTATCTGGCGCTAGCTGCACGCCATGCGCCGGGGCCGGTCTTGTACCGGACCGAGAAAGGCAGGTTGCCCGGCTACGAGAGCAGCGGGAGGCGACTCATCTTAATGTCAAGCGGACTGATACCTCATCTCTTTCTGCTGGTTCAATCAGTATCCTCGCCTCACATCGACAACGTTGCGCAGCGGCTTCTTCTCGAGAAATCGCTGCAAGTTATCGCCGAACATCTCGAATAAGCGCAAGGTGTAGCCGGTCGGGTTACCGGCAATATGGGGAGTAAGGATGACGTTAGGCATCGCCCAGAGTGCGCTGTCGGCTGGAAGTGGTTCTCGTTCAAATACGTCGAGGAGGGCTCCGGCGATGGTGCCCGCCCGGAGTGCGTCAATGAGCTCGCTTTCGGCAACCACTGAGCCGCGAGCGATGTTGATCAAGAAAGCGGTGCGCCGCATCAGCCGAAGCTGCTTGCAGCCGATGAGCTTCCTTGTTTCCGGAATGTTGGGAACGGCAAGGACAACGAAATCGGAGAGCTCCAGGAGTTCGGCGAGGCGATCTGGCGGAAAGAGCCTGTCGACATCTACGATTGGCGCGCCCACATCGCGTTTCGATCCGAGGACCGTCATTCCGGCGCTTTTCCCGCGACGGACGATGGCACTACCAATCGAGCCGAGCCCAACCACGCCGAGCGTCCGCTCCGCGAGTGGTGAGACCTCTCGTGGATGCCATTCCTTGCGAGATTGTTCCCGCATGAGCCGCGGGAAGTCCCAATGCATCATAGTCATGCCTGCCATTACGAAATCGGCGATTAGTTCGCCATGCATACCCCGAGCATTGGTAACGATGAGGTCTCCGATACAGTCGCGGATCGGCAGGATCGAATCGATGCCCGCGTTGCTGCACTGAAACCAACGCAGTCGACGCGCCTTGTCGAAAACTTCGACGGGAAAACGAGGGGCGAGAAGAACATCGGCCATTGCCACATGGTGATTGAGGGTAGCCGCGTCCTTGGCGCTCAACACGCGCAAACCCGGGAAGCGCTTACCGATCAGCGCCACGTACTCATCGGGCGAGGGATGGTTGACGAGCACGGTGATGGTATCGTCAGCCGCCGATGTGGAGGATGTCATAAGCAGCTTATCCTAACCCTTGGTACTTGAGCGAATCGGCTGGTGATATGGCGGTTTAGCCCTTCGGCAGCCCAGGCGGGGCAACAGCGATGATGTTCGCCGCTTCGGCGCTGGAAGGATCACACTTTGCAGCACATTCATTTGGCTCGGGCAGGCCTCATTGGCAACTCCTAGAACAACAATCCGCGCTCGCGGTGGCTCCTCATGCCTAGCAAACAGCATACCAGGATCGTACGGCGGCCTGATTCACAAAAGAAGCACGCGCCCCCGCCGCGGCCCTATGAAACGATGGCCGGTGGTCGGCTTTGCAACATCAGAGGTCTTCAAGAGGACATAGCAGCACGAACTCTACATGTCAGCGTTGGATCGGAACGCTTTGCGCCAACTAGGAAGGAGAGCCATAGAAGCTTGCGCGCCGTAACGTGCGTCTCCGCCTCGCGCATCAATTTACGATCGTGCACGATGCCGACGAGATCAGCCGTACCGCCGCTTCGGGGTGGATCCCAGGCCGGCCGTCATTCGCCCAGCAGCAATCCGTAACCTCTTCAATAGCCAAAACAGGTCGAGCACACGATTCAGCTCCAGTCCAAACTGTCCAAGTTCAACGCCTTTATGGATAAAGCCGAGCCCAACGTGCTCGCCGGGCGTCTGCACTCGACCATTCCGATCGAGCGCCTCAACAGCGAGACCAAGGAGGCGAACCGAAGTCGTCGGCATCTTCCCCCAATGAAGATGCCATCGCTCGTATCCTCGGTGCAATCCTGCTCAAGCAGAACGATGGAATGGGTCGTCCAGCGCGCCCGCTACATGACACTAGAAACCATCGCTCCTTGAACGATGATCCCCTCTCGGCCTAAGCGGTGGCAGGCTGATGCCTTCCGACCTGCCGGAGCATCGGCGTGACCTGCCCAGCCATACCACGCAACGGGAGCACGATCTTAGCGGGTCGCCCGCTGGTCAACATCGCATTCGCTGATTTTCCGGTTATCGCCTGCGTGAGCAGCTACCGCGCCATTCAAGCCTGACGCGTATCTGCCAGCGCTGGGGCGAACAGCTGTTCCGTGAGATTTTCAAGCGAACAGTCGATGCCTGCCTGCAGGCCAACATTGCGACAGCTAAGGTGGTCCACATCGATGCGTCGCTGATCCGTGTCAACGTGAGTTGGCATGGGTTGGTTGTACTGAACGAACATCAAGGCGAGGATGAAAGCAAGGTTGAGAACAAGGGACGCAGAGCGGTAAGTACAAGACGGTCTGCACGACCGATTCCGGTGCAAGGATGGCCACGAACGCCCGAAACCCGCGGGCTCGAGCCGTCCTACAAGCAGACACATGGCCGTCGATGACAAGGTCGGCATTATTTTGGTCACAACCGGATAAAGGACGAAGGTGAGATGATTAAGTTATGAGGTTGAAGCGATTACAGCAATCGACATCAAAACGGTCACCGCCGATGCCGGCTATGCTTACGCCAAGTCTATCGACCTCGAATTGCCCCGGCATAGATGTCCGAGCTAAATCCGTATCAATCGAGAGTCGCGTACCCCTCCGGACGCTTCCGGTACGACGCCAAGCACGACATCCTGAAGTGCCCGCGAGGACTTATCTTGCCCGCGCGACCAATCACGGCCATTTCTTTCAATCGATGCGAAGGATCGTGCCCGGTGTCCGCTCGAGGGTGATTGCCTGTCGATGGGGCGAGCAAATAAACCAGTTGTTGGGGTAACGTGCACTGCTCCGTCCGCCGCCGTCGCGACCGACGGAGCTGACAGAATCGAGGCTCTTCAGCGCCATCGCTGGTGTTGAGAAGGCTTCCATGGCGATGCCAAGGCCTTACATAGATTGCGCGCACCATACGGCGTGGTCTGCCGAACATGAAGATTCAGGCCTATCTGGCGGCCGCCGCCATCAAGATCAAGCGGCTGGCAGCCGCTCTAGTTGCGCTTTTTTTGGGCTCGACGGCCTGCGCCACAAAGAGTCGCAGTCAGCGATGCGAGTGAATGGGCCTGTTGCTGCATCCGGCAACTCCATCAACCACTTGTGC comes from Bradyrhizobium sp. CCGE-LA001 and encodes:
- a CDS encoding D-2-hydroxyacid dehydrogenase codes for the protein MTSSTSAADDTITVLVNHPSPDEYVALIGKRFPGLRVLSAKDAATLNHHVAMADVLLAPRFPVEVFDKARRLRWFQCSNAGIDSILPIRDCIGDLIVTNARGMHGELIADFVMAGMTMMHWDFPRLMREQSRKEWHPREVSPLAERTLGVVGLGSIGSAIVRRGKSAGMTVLGSKRDVGAPIVDVDRLFPPDRLAELLELSDFVVLAVPNIPETRKLIGCKQLRLMRRTAFLINIARGSVVAESELIDALRAGTIAGALLDVFEREPLPADSALWAMPNVILTPHIAGNPTGYTLRLFEMFGDNLQRFLEKKPLRNVVDVRRGY